A region of Paraburkholderia largidicola DNA encodes the following proteins:
- the dapE gene encoding succinyl-diaminopimelate desuccinylase, with product MSGTLALTEALIGRASVTPDDQNCQRLLIERLSAIGFECETIESNGVTNLWAVKRGSAGQDGKLLAFAGHTDVVPTGPLDQWTSAPFEPTHRDGKLYGRGAADMKASIAGFVVASEEFVAAHPQHRGSLALLITSDEEGPATDGTVKVVEALQARGERLDYCVVGEPTSSAQFGDMVKNGRRGSMSGKLTVKGVQGHIAYPHLAKNPVHLLAPALAELVAEHWDAGNEYFPPTTWQVSNLHSGTGATNIIPGHAEVMFNFRFSTASTVEGLQSRVHQILDKHGLEYDLKWTVSGLPFLTPRGELSNALETAIHAETGLTTELSTTGGTSDGRFIARICKQVIEFGPLNASIHKIDEHIEVAHIEPLKNVYRRVLEQLIA from the coding sequence ATGTCCGGCACCCTTGCCCTTACCGAAGCCCTGATCGGCCGCGCGTCCGTCACGCCCGACGATCAGAACTGCCAGCGCCTGCTGATCGAGCGCCTGTCGGCGATCGGCTTCGAATGCGAAACGATCGAATCGAACGGCGTGACCAACCTGTGGGCCGTCAAGCGCGGCAGCGCGGGCCAGGACGGCAAGCTGCTCGCGTTCGCGGGCCACACCGACGTCGTGCCGACGGGCCCGCTCGATCAATGGACGTCCGCGCCCTTCGAGCCGACCCATCGCGACGGCAAGCTGTACGGACGCGGCGCCGCCGACATGAAGGCATCGATTGCCGGCTTCGTGGTGGCGAGTGAAGAGTTCGTCGCTGCGCATCCGCAGCATCGCGGCTCGCTCGCGCTGCTCATCACGAGCGACGAAGAAGGCCCGGCAACGGACGGTACCGTGAAGGTCGTCGAGGCGCTGCAAGCGCGCGGCGAGCGTCTGGACTATTGCGTCGTGGGCGAGCCGACGTCGAGCGCGCAGTTCGGCGACATGGTGAAGAACGGCCGCCGCGGCTCGATGTCGGGCAAGCTGACCGTCAAGGGCGTGCAAGGGCATATCGCGTATCCGCATCTCGCGAAGAACCCGGTGCATCTGCTCGCGCCCGCGCTCGCCGAACTGGTCGCCGAGCACTGGGACGCAGGCAACGAATATTTCCCGCCCACCACCTGGCAGGTCTCGAACCTGCACAGCGGCACGGGCGCGACCAACATCATTCCGGGTCACGCCGAAGTGATGTTCAATTTCCGCTTCTCGACGGCGAGCACGGTCGAAGGGCTGCAAAGCCGCGTGCATCAGATTCTCGACAAGCATGGCCTCGAGTACGACCTGAAGTGGACCGTGAGCGGCCTGCCCTTCCTGACACCGCGCGGCGAGCTGTCCAATGCGCTGGAAACGGCGATCCACGCCGAAACGGGCCTCACGACGGAACTGTCGACGACGGGCGGCACGTCCGATGGCCGTTTCATCGCGCGCATCTGCAAGCAGGTGATTGAATTCGGTCCGTTGAATGCGAGCATCCACAAGATCGACGAACATATCGAAGTTGCACATATCGAGCCGCTCAAGAACGTCTATCGACGTGTGCTCGAACAACTGATCGCCTGA
- a CDS encoding ArsC family reductase gives MARASATTVVYGIPNCDSVKKARVWLEEHGVEFEFHDFKKAGVNDKLIQDWLKDVPLDQLINKRGTTWRGLSDVHKAEADTTTGAIALMIHKPSIIKRPVIVVNGRVKTLGFSADNYASLFA, from the coding sequence GTGGCACGCGCTTCCGCTACGACCGTCGTCTACGGCATTCCGAATTGCGACAGCGTGAAGAAGGCGCGCGTGTGGCTCGAGGAACACGGCGTCGAGTTCGAGTTTCACGACTTCAAGAAGGCCGGCGTGAATGACAAGCTGATCCAGGACTGGCTGAAGGATGTGCCGCTCGATCAGCTCATCAACAAGCGCGGCACGACCTGGCGCGGCCTGTCGGACGTGCACAAGGCCGAAGCCGACACGACCACCGGCGCAATCGCGCTGATGATCCACAAACCGTCGATCATCAAGCGGCCCGTGATCGTCGTGAACGGCCGCGTGAAGACGCTGGGCTTTTCCGCGGACAACTACGCGTCGCTGTTCGCCTGA